In the genome of Luteitalea pratensis, the window CTCGTGCCCGGCGATGTCGAAGCGGTGGGTGATCGACGGACGCTCGTCGGGCAACCGGCGGCGCACCGGCTGCGGCACACCCGCGGCGACGGCCTCGGCAGACACCTGCTTGTCCTTCGAGGTGTTGAGCGGTTGCGTCCGCTTGCTGCCATCCCGGTAGATCGACACGGCCTTGGCGCCGAGGCGCCACGACTGCACGTAGGCTTCCTGAATCTCGTCGACGGTCGCGTCCTTGGGCACGTTCACCGTTTTGCTGATCGCGCCGGAGATGAACGGCTGCACGGCGCCCATCATCTTGATGTGGCCCATGTAGTGGATGGAGCGGTCGCCCTTGAGCGCCTTGAACGCACAGTCGAACACCGGCAGGTCGTCGGTGGTGATGTGCGGCGCGCCCTCGATCGTCTCGTGCTCGTCGATGTAGGCGACGATTTCCTTGATCTGCTGCGCGGAGTAGCCGAGCTTGTCGAGCGCCATCGGCACCGTGCCGTTGACGATCTTCATCAGCCCGCCGCCCACCAGCTTCTTGTACTTGACGAGCGCGATGTCCGGCTCGACGCCGGTGGTGTCGCAATCCATCATGAAGCCGATGGTGCCGGTCGGCGCGAGCACCGTGGCCTGCGCATTGCGGAAGCCGTGCTGCTCGCCGATGTCGACCGCGTCGTCCCACGCCGCGCGGGCCCCGTCGAAGAGGTCCTTCGGCACGTTGGTGCGATCGATGGCCTTGATCGCGTTGCGATGCTTGCGCATCACGCGCAGGAACGGCTCGCGATTCTTCTCGTAGCCTTCGAACGGACCGCCGTGGTCACGCGCCACGCGCGCCGACTGGGCATACGCCTCGCCGGTCATGACGGCGGTGATCGCCGCCGCCATGTCACGGCCGCCGTCGCTGTCGTACGGCAGGCCGCGCGACATCAGCAGGGCGCCGAGGTTCGCATAGCCGAGCCCGAGCGGCCGGTAGGCGTGGCTGTTGCGTTCGATCGGCTTGGTCGGATAGCTCGCGTTGTCGACGATGATCTCCTGCGCGGTGATCAGCACGCGGCAGGCCGCGCGGAAGGCCTCGACGTCGAACTCGCCACGCTCGTCGACGAACTTCATCAGGTTGATCGACGCCAGGTTGCACGCCGAGTCGTCGAGGAACATGTACTCCGAGCACGGGTTGCTCGCGTTGATGCGGGCCGTGTTCGGGCAGGTGTGCCAGTCGTTGACGGTCGTGTCGAACTGCATGCCCGGGTCGCCGCAGATGTGCGTCGCCTCGGCGATCTGGTGCATCAGGCCGCGCGCCTTGTAGGTCGCCATCGCCGACCCGTCGCGGACCGCGTGCGTCGTCCAGTCCTTGTCGTCCAGCACCGCGCGCATGAAGTCGTCGGTGACGCGGACGCTGTTGTTGCTGTTCTGGAAGAACACCGAGGCGTACGCCGGGCCGGTGAACGAGCCGTCGTAGCCGGCGTCGATGAGCGCCCAGGCCTTCTTCTCTTCCTCGACCTTGCAGTTGATGAACTCGACGACGTCGGGGTGATCGGCATTGAGGATGACCATCTTCGCCGCGCGGCGCGTCTTGCCGCCCGACTTGATGACGCCCGCAAACGCGTCGAAGCCCTTCATGAACGACACCGGCCCGGAGGCCGTGCCGCCGCCCGCGAGCAGTTCCTCCGAGGAACGGATCGCCGACAGGTTGGAGCCCGTGCCCGAGCCGTACTTGAACAGCATGCCCTCGGTCTTGGCGAGGGTGAGGATCGACTCCATCGTGTCCTGCACGGCGTTGATGAAGCACGCCGAGCACTGCGGGTGGGGTTCGATGCCGCAGTTGAACCAGACGGGACTGTTGAAGGCGGCCTTCTGGAAGACGAGCAGGTGCTTCAGGTCGTCACTGAAGGCCTGCAGGTCGTCCTCGCTCGCGAAGTACTTCTGTGTGCGCGCCCAGCCGGTGATGGTATCCACCACGCGCCCGATCAACTGCCGCACGGAGCGCTCGCGCTCCGGTGTGCCGACGGTGCCGCGGAAGTACTTCGAGACGACGATGTTGGTGGCCTGCTGCGACCACGACTTCGGCATCTCGACGTCGCGCTGCTCGAACACGACGTGGCCCTTCTCATTGCCGATGATCGCCGAGCGGATTTCCCATTCCACCGCGTCGAACGGGTCGACCCCGTCGCGCGTGAAGAACCTGGGGAACTCCAGGCCCGGCGCCGTCACGGCATCAGCGGCGCCAGTCGATTGGCCGAGGACGCTCTCGACCGACTGTGCAGACTGCATTCCCTTCCTCCTCATGCCGGCACGAACCTTCCCCCGGGTCGGCGCACGGCGATGTCTATGTCAAACCCACTGGCCCTGAGTCACCGAGGGCTGCTCACATGAACGACGATACCGCGCCAGCCCGCATGACGGGGCGTGCCGCGTGCGGCACGTCTTGGGGCGCAAACCATCGACCATGTGGGAGGCGTGATCCGTCCTGCGGCTAACCCTCAATCATGGTGACTCAGGGGCCTGTCGCTCCGAGTGGCTGGGTGCTCTCGGGTAGGGCGGACTTCGGCGCTTCGGAGAGCCACTATGCTCCCGTCACAGGGGGTTGTCAACGGGAATTTACACCACATCTTGTGCGTCCTCTAGTGGTGCCACCCAATATACAGGCCAACGACCGAATACGCCGCAAGGTCTTCCACCATCGTCACTTACAGCCGTCGGATGGTCGCGGCAGGCCCACCGAGCGAACCGCCAGGCGGCCCCACATCCATGCCTATCACTGGCCGCAGCCCAACGTTCGATACGTCGTGAGGCGAGGGCGGGAGACCGGATGCGCCGGTCTCCCGCGGGGTGTTGCGGGTCTCAGGAGGATGGTGCTCCTTGCGGAGCGGGGTACCTCTTACCAGAGCAAGGCGGATGCCATCGCAGAATCAGCCGCGCGCGACCTGAATGCGAGCAATTGCCACCGCCGCACCCCGCCGGTTCCGGATGACCTTCGTGCCCGAGCACCCAACAAACGGGCACCTGTAGGCGACCACTACACCGCAGGAACTCGTCGCGAAACGGGAAACCGGGAGTCGGGAGTCAGGAGTCGGGAGTCGGGAGTCGCCGCTGCGTTGACGGGGCCTGGTCAGCGACTCAGGCCCTTCGCCAGTGTTTCGGCCTTGTCGGCCAGGTAGGACGCCAGCACGTAGTTGCGCTCGACGAGCGCCTGCAGCGCCTGCTCGACGAAGCGGCGGGCCGTCTCATGCTGCTGGCGGGCCTGCTGGCCGAGGGTCGTGGCGTTCACGCGGTCCAGCAACTGCGTCGCCCGGCCGAGGACGTCCTTGGTCCGTTTCTCGGCATTGCTCTCGTCGGCCGTCTGGGGCGTCCGTAGCAGCGGTCCCGGGGCCGGCGCGGCCTCCGGTGCGGCAGTTGCCGGCGCATCGGTCCCCGACTCCGCACGACCGGCCTCGGCCGGCTTCGGCGCTTCGGGACGGGCCGCTATCGACCTCGCGCGAGACGGACGCGTGGCGGGTGCCGGCCGCTCCACCGTCGTCGATTCGACAGGGGCCACGGGCTCCGGCGGCGTCGAAATCACGCGTGCCGGTGGCGGCGGCACGTCGAGCGCCACGACAGCCGGAACGGCAACCGGCTTGGTCCGCGCGCACCCGGCGCCGGCCACCAGGCACACGACGGCGGAGGCGAGGGCTCGCCGGTAGCGGCGCCATGCGGTCAGGCTGGTGCGTCTCAACGTTCCCCCTCTCATCGTCATGCGCGGGGCAACCGCATCCGGAACGACGCGCCACGGCCCGGAGTGGACTCGACTTCGATCGTGCCGTCGTGCAACTGCACCGTGCGATACACCATGGACAGCCCCAGGCCGCTGCCCTGCTCGCGGGTCGTGAAATACAGGTCGAAGATCCGGCTCAGGTGCTCGGGCTTGATGCCGATGCCACTGTCGACAACGTCGATCTGCACCTGCTGCTCTTCGACCGATCGCGCCCGCAGCGCGAGCGTGCCGCCCGATGGCATCGCGTCGATCGCATTGAGCGCGAGGTTGAGCAGGGCCTGCCGCACCATCGCGCGATCCACCTGGATGGCCACGCCGTGGTGCGCCTCAAGTTCGACGACGATACCCTGCTGTTCGGCCTGC includes:
- a CDS encoding vitamin B12-dependent ribonucleotide reductase, which encodes MQSAQSVESVLGQSTGAADAVTAPGLEFPRFFTRDGVDPFDAVEWEIRSAIIGNEKGHVVFEQRDVEMPKSWSQQATNIVVSKYFRGTVGTPERERSVRQLIGRVVDTITGWARTQKYFASEDDLQAFSDDLKHLLVFQKAAFNSPVWFNCGIEPHPQCSACFINAVQDTMESILTLAKTEGMLFKYGSGTGSNLSAIRSSEELLAGGGTASGPVSFMKGFDAFAGVIKSGGKTRRAAKMVILNADHPDVVEFINCKVEEEKKAWALIDAGYDGSFTGPAYASVFFQNSNNSVRVTDDFMRAVLDDKDWTTHAVRDGSAMATYKARGLMHQIAEATHICGDPGMQFDTTVNDWHTCPNTARINASNPCSEYMFLDDSACNLASINLMKFVDERGEFDVEAFRAACRVLITAQEIIVDNASYPTKPIERNSHAYRPLGLGYANLGALLMSRGLPYDSDGGRDMAAAITAVMTGEAYAQSARVARDHGGPFEGYEKNREPFLRVMRKHRNAIKAIDRTNVPKDLFDGARAAWDDAVDIGEQHGFRNAQATVLAPTGTIGFMMDCDTTGVEPDIALVKYKKLVGGGLMKIVNGTVPMALDKLGYSAQQIKEIVAYIDEHETIEGAPHITTDDLPVFDCAFKALKGDRSIHYMGHIKMMGAVQPFISGAISKTVNVPKDATVDEIQEAYVQSWRLGAKAVSIYRDGSKRTQPLNTSKDKQVSAEAVAAGVPQPVRRRLPDERPSITHRFDIAGHEGYITVGLFEDGQPGEIFLVMAKEGSTISGFADAFAQAISYALQYGVPLQVLVDKFSHARFEPSGMTRNPEVRFAKSIVDYVFRWMATKFLSPEARYRAGVNMPDPGAAAVEAPANTAVAATIAAAAAGSRGTAEFASMQNQEDAPPCTTCGSIMVRSGACYKCANCGTTSGCG